The proteins below come from a single Capricornis sumatraensis isolate serow.1 chromosome 14, serow.2, whole genome shotgun sequence genomic window:
- the CSRP1 gene encoding cysteine and glycine-rich protein 1, whose protein sequence is MPNWGGGKTCGVCRKTVYFAEEVQCEGGSFHRSCFLCMVCKKNLDSTTVAVHGEEIYCKSCYGKKYGPKGYGYGQGAGTLSMDKGESLGIRHEEAPGHRPTTNPNTSKFAQKIGGSERCPRCSQAVYAAEKVIGAGKSWHKSCFRCAKCGKGLESTTLADKDGEIYCKGCYAKNFGPKGFGFGQGAGALVHSE, encoded by the exons ATGCCGAACTGGGGAGGAGGCAAGACGTGCGGGGTGTGCCGGAAGACGGTGTACTTTGCGGAGGAGGTCCAGTGCGAAGGCGGCAGCTTCCACAGATCCTGCTTTCTGTGCA TGGTCTGCAAGAAGAACCTGGACAGCACCACTGTGGCCGTGCACGGCGAGGAGATTTACTGCAAGTCCTGCTACGGCAAGAAGTACGGGCCCAAGGGCTACGGCTACGGGCAGGGCGCGGGCACCCTGAGCATGGACAAGGGGGAGTCGCTCGGCATCAGACACGAGGA GGCCCCCGGCCACAGGCCCACCACCAACCCCAACACGTCCAAGTTCGCCCAGAAGATCGGGGGCTCCGAGCGCTGCCCGCGGTGCAGCCAGGCCGTCTATGCGGCCGAGAAGGTGATTGGCGCTGGGAAG tCCTGGCATAAGTCCTGCTTCCGGTGTGCCAAGTGCGGCAAAGGCCTCGAGTCCACCACCCTGGCCGACAAGGATGGCGAGATTTACTGCAAAG GATGCTACGCAAAGAACTTCGGGCCCAAGGGCTTCGGCtttgggcagggggctggggctcTGGTTCACTCTGAGTGA